CAAATCCGCATACATCACTTGATTCAAATGTCCTAAAATTTGAGACGGAGAATGACGGTTTAACACTTCTGCCCGCAGCATTCCCCGTGTCATGGTCATAATTAAACCTGCGGGAACTCCTTTGCCCATGACATCCCCAATCACAATACTCCAGCGTTCATCCTGATGAATAGAGGGATGATCACCCCGTTTATCAAAATTAGAGGGGATAAAATCATAATAATCCCCACCCACTCGGTTAGCCGTTTGACATTGGGCTGCAATATCTAAACCGGGGATAGTCGGGCATTTTCGAGGTAGTAATTGTAACTGAATTTCTGCCCCAATTTCTAATTCTCGATCTAAGCGTTCTTTTTCCCGTAGGGATGTTGCTAACTCATCATTAGCGATCGCAACGGCGGTTTGATCCGCAACTAATCGAATTAATTTTTGACGGGTCGGTGTCCAAACATAATTGGCATCATGACTAAAAACATATAACCGTCCCCGTTCCGTATTATTAACCAAAATCGGTGTGCCAAATAGCTGCACATCAGAGCCCAGGTAGCGACTCACCTGATAATCTAAATTCGCTGTATAGGTTTGTAAAGCCGATTCAGACAAGTCTCCCAGGCTGGTTTTTGGCATCAATGAAATTTGTCGGGTCACAGTTTCAATGGCTTGTCGAATATCTTGACACTGGCGTCCTTCCTGACAATGGAGCCGTTGAAACCGGACTTGTCCGTTGGGCTTAAACAGAACTAAGGCACCGCCATCGGCATCCGTTACCCGACTGGCTACTAAAGGAGTTAACTCTAAAAATTGATTCAGGTTGTTGAAGCTACGCAGGGCATACCCCAAGGAACTTAACAACTCGTTCACGTTTTGCTGTTCTCGATGCAAACGCGCCACCAGTTCTTTCAGGGTGAAAACTGGTGTGGTTTCTGGTGTTGCAGAACCCGAAATCGAGTCAGCAAATTGATCGGAGCGTCTGGGTAGGGGCAAGGCTGTCATGTTCAGTTTGAGGGAACAGGGAACAGGGAGCAGGGGGAGCAGGGAGAGCAGGGAGAGCAAGGGGAGCAGGGGGAGCAAGAAAAAAATAATGAACTTCTGACTCCTGACTCCTTCTTTGCACTCTGCACGTTCTTCCCTCACACTTTACATCTTTCGATATCTCTAGCCACTTAAGAGGGCTTCAATGAACTCGTAGCTGGAAAAGGGGCGCAAATCTTCGATACTTTCCCCAACTCCGATAAATCGAATCGGTAAGCCGAGTTGTTGGACAATCGCTAGGGCAACACCACCTTTAGCAGTTCCGTCGAGTTTTGTCAAGACCACCCCACTCAGTTGAGCAACTTCGGAAAAAACTTCCGCCTGTCGTAACCCATTTTGGCCCAAGGTAGAATCTAAGACTAATAATGATTGTATTTTGGCTTCTGGGGCGCGTTTATCAATCACTCGACGGATTTTATTGAGTTCCTCCATTAAATTCTTTTTATTTTGCAAGCGGCCGGCCGTATCAATAATTAATAATTCTGTATTGCGGGCTCTAGCTGCTTCAATAGCATCATAAACCACCGCCGCCGGATCGGTATTTTTTCCAGGGTTCGCCACGACTTCAACGCCACTGCGATCGCCCCAAACTTTCACCTGATCAACGGCCGCTGCTCGAAAGGTATCTCCCGCCGCGATTAAACACCGATAATCGGATTTTTGGGCTAAATGGGCAATTTTGCCAATGGTTGTGGTTTTACCCGCCCCATTGACTCCGGTGACTAACCAAATATTTAAGGTATCTTTCTCCGGTGCAAAGGTAATGGGATACCCCTTTTCAAAGGGTTCTTCTAAAATTCCCCTTAAAATTTGTTTGAGATAAGCGATCGCTTGTTCTGGGGGTAAGGCTTCTTGGCGGAGTTTAGTTTGTAACGCTTCAATCACGCGATCCGTTGCGGCTACACCCACATCCGCTTGTAGAAGCATGGATTCAATTTCATCAACCGCTTGTTGATTTAAGGGGCCTTGACCGACAATGGCTTTTAATTGGTTCAGTAAGTTGCGTCGCGTCCGTCCTAACGCTTTCCAGAGTTTCTGTAACCAGGTAATTTCTTCTAGCGCCACTTCATCAGGACGGCGACCTTGATCAGCTAATACCTGGGCTGACCACATAAACATCTCATCAAACGCCATTCCGGGGTCTGATGATGCTGTTTCGCTGGGTTCGGGTTCTTTCTCCTCAATGGCGGTTTCTTTTAACCGTTCCACCCTGGCTTGACGTTCCGTAGCCGCTGTTGCCCAAAATGGCAAGGGTTCGGACGTTTCTAGGGTTTCTGGCTCCGTTGTATCGGTTTGAGGGGTGACAACGGGTTCGGGTACTTTTACGTCCGTTTCAGCTACTTCTACAACCGTTTCAACATTCGCTTCCGCCTCTGGTGTTTCTGGGGTTAAAACCGTTGGTTCAACTTCCGGCTCTGTGATGGCTTCGGGTTCGGGTTCGGGTTCAGGTTCAGGTTCAGGTTCAGGTTCAGGTTCGGGTTCAGGTTCGGGTTCGGGCTCCTGCTGTTTTTGAATATTTTTATAAGCCGCTTTTGCCCACTGTAAATAATCTTCAGCAATTTGAGGTGCAGTGTCAGAACTCTCGGCTGTTTCCGTCGGTTTCTCTACCTTTTCAGGTTCAGATTTAACCTCTGGTTGTGACTCCTGAGTTTGATCCGTTTTTTCATTAAATTGACGACGAAACCAATTAAATACCATAGGATTTATTTAATATTTGTTGGCTGGAATCAGTTATCAGTTATCAGTTATCAGTTATCAGTTATCAGTTATCAGGATAAGAGGGAACAGTTTGGGTTTTGAGAAATCCCCCTGAAATTATGATAGCTGTTGACGCTTAACTCTCAACTGTTAACTCTGGAACAGTAGCTTTTAATTTATCGACAAATCGACGCAGAACGCCATTAATAAAGCGATAACTTTCTTCATCGCTGTAGCGTTTTGCCAGTTCAATCGCTTCATTAATTGCCACTTGTTCTTTTAAGTTTAAATATATTAATTCTGCAACGGCAATTCGTAAAATATCTCGATCAATACGAGCGAGTCGATTCAGTTGCCAATCTACCATAGCATCGGTTAATAACTGATCAATTTCAGCTTTATGGCTATTAACTTGAATTAAAATATCAAGGGCATAATCCCGGACTTCTTGTTGATTTGCCAGTTGAACTAATTCCGGTAATTCCAGGGCGGTACTTAAGCGATTAATCGCACCTTGAACTAATTCAATGGCTTCATGTACCATTGATCGTGCAATGTCTAAATCATTCGCCCGAATTTGACTTCCTAAAAGGCGATCGCTACTGCGTTGTAACTCAGAAACAGCCGTTTCTAAAGATTCTTGACCTTCAGCCGTCAAGGTTCGGACAGCAGCAATTAAAACATCATGTAATTCTTGAGGTTCTAAACGCTCTGAAGTCGCTGGGAGTTGACTAATTCCCAGTAAAGCGAGTTCACGAGCAGTACGACGAGCTTGCATAAGTTTAAGAATTTAAGAATAAGGAATAGGGAACCACAACATTAAAGAAGAATCCCTGAAAATTCAGGAAAAATTTAGAAGTTTTCACGCTTTAATGACTGTAAAAACTCGAAATTGCAATCACCACTTTACTCTAATCAAAAAAATAAGGGATTGTTTTTAGGGAATTTTCCCAAACCCTTCAACCTTTAATGAGTCTAAACTCTCATCCGTTAATTTTCACTAATCCCAACCCCCTCATCTTCTAGGACAACAGATTGCAATCTATTTTCGCTGGGAAGAAGAGATTCTAATGGAGGATTAGGTTTAGGAGGAAGAGCTTTTACCGATGAGGATGTTGAATTAACAATCCCACCAGATACGATAATTTTAAACGCATCTTCTACCGAAAGGGTGAGGTTGAGTACCTCATGTTCTGGAACAATAGCATACCATCCACTGGTGGGGTTCGGGGTAGTGGGAATAAACACACTCACCATTTCCTCAGACAATTCTGACTGGATATCGCGGTTGACCGAGCCCGTTACAAAAGCCAGTGACCAAACTCCTCGACGGGGATATTCAACTAAAACCACACGACGAAATTTATCATTAGAATCTCGTAAAAGGGTTTCTAAAAGTTGTTTGAGAGTTTTGTAAACCGAACCCGCTAAGGGAATGGCTTGTAAGATTTTTTCGCTCACAGCCAAAAGCCACTGTCCGGCAATATTACGAGCCATTAAACCGATAAATAATATCCCTAACAGGGGTACCGCCAACCCGACCAAAACATTAAGCAGGTTGACTAAAATCGGATGCAAACCATCAAAGGGATTAATTTGCTTAGGAATGCGGGTCAGAAACTCAATCACAGAACTGGAGATGGTGATGGTCAACCAAATCGTGGTTGCCAAAGGAATCACGACCAACAGACCTGCAATCAAGTCATTTTTTAAGTCCTGCTTCAAGCGTTGGAACACAGAGCGTCCACTCTCCTGTTTATCTAAGGGTCTGATACTTATTGTTAACGATTGTAAAGAATCATTGCAAGTACAAGCATTGTACCCAGGCTCCTCAACTCGGTCTGTACCACAAAACGGGTTCAAATCGATTTAAAAGGGTTGAGAGATAATTTATTTATTATGTCAGCTTTTGTATATTCTGAAACAAAAGTCGGTTTTCTCGTCAACTTCTGTGGCTTTCTGGTTTCAAAAGTCCTCCTCACCGTTTATTCATCCCGACACCGGACACCCAGATTCAACAACAAAAAACGCCCTCCTTTCGGAGAGCGTCTTTTGTTATCGTGGGTTAAAAATTAACCGTT
This DNA window, taken from Planktothrix sp. FACHB-1365, encodes the following:
- a CDS encoding GAF domain-containing SpoIIE family protein phosphatase, with protein sequence MTALPLPRRSDQFADSISGSATPETTPVFTLKELVARLHREQQNVNELLSSLGYALRSFNNLNQFLELTPLVASRVTDADGGALVLFKPNGQVRFQRLHCQEGRQCQDIRQAIETVTRQISLMPKTSLGDLSESALQTYTANLDYQVSRYLGSDVQLFGTPILVNNTERGRLYVFSHDANYVWTPTRQKLIRLVADQTAVAIANDELATSLREKERLDRELEIGAEIQLQLLPRKCPTIPGLDIAAQCQTANRVGGDYYDFIPSNFDKRGDHPSIHQDERWSIVIGDVMGKGVPAGLIMTMTRGMLRAEVLNRHSPSQILGHLNQVMYADLENSNRFVTLFYSEYDPATRMLSYSNAAHHPPLLWQVATNTIRRLDTLGMLIGLDADSCYYEAQIQLSPGDTVIYYTDGFTDAMNQRGDRFDEENLSKAFQWACQNCRNPQLILEYLFEQVQQFIGSGNRNGDDMTLVVLQVQPNNGGNLDDHGSNTESY
- the ftsY gene encoding signal recognition particle-docking protein FtsY — translated: MVFNWFRRQFNEKTDQTQESQPEVKSEPEKVEKPTETAESSDTAPQIAEDYLQWAKAAYKNIQKQQEPEPEPEPEPEPEPEPEPEPEPEPEAITEPEVEPTVLTPETPEAEANVETVVEVAETDVKVPEPVVTPQTDTTEPETLETSEPLPFWATAATERQARVERLKETAIEEKEPEPSETASSDPGMAFDEMFMWSAQVLADQGRRPDEVALEEITWLQKLWKALGRTRRNLLNQLKAIVGQGPLNQQAVDEIESMLLQADVGVAATDRVIEALQTKLRQEALPPEQAIAYLKQILRGILEEPFEKGYPITFAPEKDTLNIWLVTGVNGAGKTTTIGKIAHLAQKSDYRCLIAAGDTFRAAAVDQVKVWGDRSGVEVVANPGKNTDPAAVVYDAIEAARARNTELLIIDTAGRLQNKKNLMEELNKIRRVIDKRAPEAKIQSLLVLDSTLGQNGLRQAEVFSEVAQLSGVVLTKLDGTAKGGVALAIVQQLGLPIRFIGVGESIEDLRPFSSYEFIEALLSG
- the nusB gene encoding transcription antitermination factor NusB codes for the protein MQARRTARELALLGISQLPATSERLEPQELHDVLIAAVRTLTAEGQESLETAVSELQRSSDRLLGSQIRANDLDIARSMVHEAIELVQGAINRLSTALELPELVQLANQQEVRDYALDILIQVNSHKAEIDQLLTDAMVDWQLNRLARIDRDILRIAVAELIYLNLKEQVAINEAIELAKRYSDEESYRFINGVLRRFVDKLKATVPELTVES
- a CDS encoding DUF502 domain-containing protein yields the protein MFQRLKQDLKNDLIAGLLVVIPLATTIWLTITISSSVIEFLTRIPKQINPFDGLHPILVNLLNVLVGLAVPLLGILFIGLMARNIAGQWLLAVSEKILQAIPLAGSVYKTLKQLLETLLRDSNDKFRRVVLVEYPRRGVWSLAFVTGSVNRDIQSELSEEMVSVFIPTTPNPTSGWYAIVPEHEVLNLTLSVEDAFKIIVSGGIVNSTSSSVKALPPKPNPPLESLLPSENRLQSVVLEDEGVGISEN